In the Leptotrichia sp. oral taxon 847 genome, one interval contains:
- a CDS encoding ankyrin repeat domain-containing protein, with the protein MSVLLKKWTKFLEREPELNYEEIVELPDNENPTVYSEAYFGTYETFLEKFEEGQQYEEDLLYTAFCNYEPKEKYKIVKFLLKKGASVKKKKGGGINLFFPLFSNISLDNRKTDLEITLDLYKILLERGESLSSIDMNTGESPLNRLFCAYGTLYPDEKMTSLYNIVFSEPNLKILFKDKNGNTPT; encoded by the coding sequence ATGTCAGTACTATTAAAAAAATGGACTAAATTTTTAGAAAGAGAACCAGAATTAAATTATGAAGAGATAGTTGAATTGCCTGATAATGAAAATCCTACTGTGTATTCAGAAGCATATTTTGGTACATATGAAACTTTTCTAGAAAAATTTGAGGAGGGGCAACAATATGAGGAAGATTTACTATATACTGCTTTTTGCAATTATGAACCTAAAGAAAAATATAAAATAGTTAAATTTTTATTAAAAAAGGGAGCTTCAGTCAAAAAGAAGAAAGGGGGTGGAATAAACCTGTTTTTCCCATTGTTTAGTAATATATCCTTGGATAATAGAAAAACAGATTTAGAAATTACATTGGATTTGTACAAAATATTACTAGAAAGAGGAGAAAGTTTATCGTCAATAGATATGAATACAGGAGAATCTCCATTAAATCGCCTTTTTTGTGCATATGGGACATTGTATCCTGATGAAAAAATGACATCATTATACAATATAGTATTCTCAGAACCCAATTTAAAAATTTTATTTAAAGATAAAAATGGGAATACTCCAACTTGA
- the infA gene encoding translation initiation factor IF-1, whose protein sequence is MAKQDVLELEGEIIEALPNAMFQVRLENGHEVLGHISGKMRMNYIKILPGDKVTVEVSPYDLSRGRIVYRKK, encoded by the coding sequence ATGGCAAAACAGGATGTTCTTGAGCTAGAAGGTGAAATAATTGAAGCACTGCCTAATGCGATGTTTCAAGTGAGGCTTGAAAATGGACACGAAGTTTTAGGACATATCTCAGGAAAGATGAGAATGAACTATATAAAGATTTTACCAGGGGATAAAGTTACGGTTGAAGTTTCTCCGTATGATTTATCGAGAGGTAGAATTGTGTATAGAAAAAAATAA
- the rpmJ gene encoding 50S ribosomal protein L36, producing the protein MKVKASVKPMCDKCKVIKRHGKVRVICENPKHKQIQG; encoded by the coding sequence GTGAAAGTAAAAGCTTCAGTAAAACCTATGTGTGACAAATGTAAAGTTATTAAGCGTCACGGAAAAGTAAGAGTAATATGCGAAAACCCTAAACACAAACAAATACAAGGATAA
- the rpsM gene encoding 30S ribosomal protein S13, which translates to MARIAGVDIPRNKRVEISLTYIFGIGKSTSNKILEKAGVNKDTRVKDLTEEQVAKIRNFVEEYKVEGELRKEIRLNIKRLLDIKSYRGLRHRNGLPVRGQKTKTNARTRKGPVKMAIAKKK; encoded by the coding sequence TTGGCTAGAATAGCAGGAGTAGATATTCCAAGAAATAAAAGAGTAGAAATTTCATTAACTTATATTTTTGGAATTGGAAAAAGCACTTCAAACAAAATTTTAGAAAAAGCAGGTGTTAATAAAGACACTAGAGTTAAAGATTTAACAGAAGAACAAGTAGCAAAAATCAGAAACTTTGTAGAAGAATATAAAGTTGAAGGTGAATTGAGAAAAGAAATCAGACTTAATATAAAAAGATTGCTTGACATAAAAAGTTACAGAGGATTAAGACATAGAAACGGTTTACCTGTAAGAGGACAAAAAACTAAAACAAATGCAAGAACAAGAAAAGGGCCAGTAAAAATGGCGATTGCTAAGAAAAAATAA
- the rpsK gene encoding 30S ribosomal protein S11, which produces MAKKPAVSKKKKLKNIPNGIAYIHSTFNNTVVTITDAEGKVVIWKSGGTSGFKGTKKGTPFAAQIAAEQAAQVAIENGMKQIEIKIKGPGSGREASIRSIQATGLEVTRIVDITPVPHNGARPPKKRRP; this is translated from the coding sequence GTGGCTAAAAAACCAGCAGTTTCAAAAAAGAAAAAATTAAAAAATATTCCTAATGGGATAGCATATATACACTCTACTTTCAATAACACTGTTGTAACAATTACAGATGCAGAAGGAAAAGTAGTAATCTGGAAATCAGGAGGGACTTCAGGGTTCAAAGGAACTAAAAAAGGAACTCCATTCGCAGCTCAAATAGCAGCTGAACAAGCAGCACAAGTTGCAATCGAAAACGGAATGAAACAAATCGAAATTAAAATAAAAGGACCGGGATCTGGAAGAGAAGCTTCTATAAGATCAATTCAAGCAACTGGATTAGAAGTAACAAGAATAGTTGATATAACTCCAGTGCCTCACAATGGTGCAAGACCACCTAAAAAGAGAAGACCGTAA
- the rpsD gene encoding 30S ribosomal protein S4, protein MARNRQPVLKKCRNLGLDPSVLGVNKKSNRNIRPNANRKLTEYGIQLREKQRARFVYGVQEKQFYKLYEEATRKEGVTGELLLQYLERRLDNVIYRLGFGSTRRQARQIVSHGHILINGKRVDIASYRVKQGDVITVKEDSKELAIIKQSVGQKTVPGWLSLEEGSLTARVMENPGRDAVDFEIDEAMIIEYYSR, encoded by the coding sequence ATGGCAAGAAATAGACAGCCGGTTTTGAAAAAATGTAGAAATCTTGGCTTAGATCCAAGCGTTCTAGGAGTAAATAAAAAGTCAAACAGAAATATTAGACCAAACGCAAATAGAAAATTAACTGAATATGGAATACAATTAAGAGAAAAACAAAGAGCAAGATTTGTTTACGGAGTTCAAGAAAAACAATTTTATAAATTATATGAAGAAGCAACAAGAAAAGAAGGAGTAACAGGGGAATTGTTACTTCAATATTTGGAAAGAAGATTAGATAACGTAATTTATAGACTAGGATTTGGTTCTACAAGAAGACAAGCAAGACAAATCGTAAGTCATGGACATATTTTAATTAACGGAAAAAGAGTAGACATCGCTTCTTACAGAGTAAAACAAGGTGATGTTATTACCGTAAAAGAAGATTCAAAAGAGTTAGCTATTATCAAACAATCTGTTGGACAAAAAACAGTTCCAGGATGGTTATCACTTGAAGAAGGTTCATTAACTGCAAGAGTAATGGAGAATCCAGGAAGAGATGCTGTTGACTTCGAAATTGATGAAGCAATGATTATCGAGTATTACTCTAGATAA